From a single Pseudorasbora parva isolate DD20220531a chromosome 15, ASM2467924v1, whole genome shotgun sequence genomic region:
- the LOC137041033 gene encoding connector enhancer of kinase suppressor of ras 3-like, whose translation MEPITKWTPTQVVDWIRGLDDSLQQYVPNFEREKIDGEQLLKISHQDLEELAVTRVGHQELILEAVDLLCALNCGVETDNLKTLVGQMRAASNNLHNCASERRKNPSYDGGSPNKPPNVFLTAVVELIGAAKGMLAWLDRTPLTGISDFASTKNKIIQLCLELTTTVQKSHNSQAPQSKLFCNYPIKLVFKS comes from the exons gGCTGGACGACAGTCTGCAGCAGTATGTTCCTAACTTTGAGAGAGAGAAGATCGATGGAGAGCAGCTTCTGAAGATTTCGCATCAGGATCTGGAGGAGCTGGCAGTGACCCGCGTCGGTCATCAGGAGCTGATACTGGAGGCTGTGGATCTCCTCTGTGCATTG AACTGTGGCGTGGAGACTGATAACTTGAAGACTCTGGTAGGTCAGATGCGAGCAGCATCCAACAACTTGCACAACTGTGCATCAGAACGGAGAAAAAATCCTTCTTATGATGGAGGAAGTCCAAACAAACCACCTAACGTGTTCCTCACCGCTGTGGTGGAGCTGATAGGGGCTGCCAAGGGCATGCTGGCCTGGCTTGACAG GACTCCCCTCACAGGAATCAGTGATTTCGCCTCAACCAAGAACAAGATCATTCAGCTCTGTCTTGAATTGACCACAACTGTCCAGAAG TCTCACAACTCTCAAGCACCACAATCCAAACTCTTCTGCAATTATCCCATCAAACTTGTCTTTAAATCATGA